One stretch of Rosistilla oblonga DNA includes these proteins:
- a CDS encoding type II secretion system F family protein encodes MSTFHDQIQATLEQRDLLIPPLTALAEEMPNSWGQRDLQELIDLLRNETDADAWMQHPRAAAWLPVIVGGFNPAETPQRIHLLFSQTMRQQQRQRQRGASLLYPFLILALAGAVGLGLSWGIVPTFAAMYRDFGLDLPLPTRISVAISDGIIQAPLKQLIIAAGAIALSVAIYRWWISSPLCSRLFSLKGNTRAVQAMAQAVGSVAELISVGASIPEALRISSRGCGHPLYQRELESLAGAAETSSDTLNDSREATYFPANLLLALQPNATGHPNIHLLRELSLIYHERAAQRIDWLRWLVGPLALLAVGLVVVFVVFALFMPMISLVTSLG; translated from the coding sequence ATGTCAACATTCCACGACCAAATCCAAGCGACACTTGAACAACGCGATCTCCTGATTCCGCCGCTGACCGCATTGGCCGAAGAAATGCCAAACAGCTGGGGACAACGCGACCTTCAAGAACTTATCGATCTGTTGCGAAACGAAACCGACGCCGATGCGTGGATGCAGCATCCGCGAGCTGCAGCTTGGTTGCCGGTGATCGTCGGCGGGTTCAACCCAGCCGAAACGCCACAGCGGATCCACCTGTTATTCTCGCAAACGATGCGACAGCAACAGCGCCAGCGTCAGCGTGGGGCGAGTTTGTTGTATCCGTTTCTAATCCTGGCGTTGGCTGGAGCGGTCGGACTGGGATTGAGCTGGGGAATTGTCCCAACCTTTGCGGCGATGTACCGCGACTTTGGCCTGGACCTTCCGTTGCCGACGCGGATCTCCGTGGCGATCTCCGACGGCATCATCCAAGCCCCGCTGAAACAGTTGATAATCGCGGCGGGAGCGATTGCCTTGAGCGTCGCAATCTACCGCTGGTGGATCAGCAGCCCGCTTTGCTCCCGATTATTCAGCCTCAAGGGAAACACTCGAGCAGTCCAAGCGATGGCGCAAGCTGTCGGATCGGTTGCCGAACTGATCAGCGTCGGCGCGTCGATCCCCGAAGCGCTTCGGATCAGCAGTCGTGGCTGCGGCCATCCGCTGTACCAACGCGAACTCGAATCGCTGGCCGGCGCGGCGGAAACCTCCTCCGACACACTAAACGACAGCAGAGAAGCAACCTATTTCCCAGCCAACTTGTTGTTGGCGCTGCAACCCAACGCCACCGGACATCCCAACATTCACCTGCTGCGTGAACTGTCACTGATCTACCACGAACGCGCAGCGCAGCGAATCGATTGGCTGCGATGGCTGGTCGGCCCGCTAGCGTTGCTTGCCGTGGGGTTGGTTGTCGTTTTTGTTGTGTTCGCTTTATTCATGCCGATGATCTCGCTAGTCACCTCGTTGGGATAA
- a CDS encoding PulJ/GspJ family protein, which translates to MNNPTDEPQQTAPIYRRIPRRCTGFTLVELVVAMSFGSVVMLLAIGIVHQSLTFSQLGQARADQDRALVRMDRQFRQDVHRSEGFELPDPQTLELAIDDTRVVYTFDSNKIQRQTTVDSKRQDRELFLLNDRSQIELLTLDAPQRLGIVVRSDPGLQGVPPRTDRQIIAAVGLLQKRMPSSNENPADSADPAATGDDAQ; encoded by the coding sequence ATGAATAATCCAACAGACGAACCGCAACAAACCGCTCCGATCTACCGACGCATCCCTCGCCGTTGCACAGGTTTCACGTTAGTCGAATTGGTCGTGGCGATGTCGTTTGGCAGCGTCGTGATGTTGCTGGCGATCGGAATCGTCCACCAATCGCTCACCTTTTCCCAGCTGGGACAAGCGAGAGCCGACCAAGACCGGGCGTTGGTCCGTATGGACCGCCAGTTTCGCCAAGACGTCCATCGCAGCGAAGGCTTCGAGCTGCCCGATCCGCAGACGTTGGAACTGGCGATCGACGACACCCGCGTTGTCTATACGTTCGACAGCAACAAAATCCAACGCCAGACCACGGTCGACAGCAAACGGCAAGACCGCGAGCTGTTCTTATTAAACGATCGGTCGCAAATCGAACTACTAACGCTCGACGCGCCCCAGCGTCTAGGAATCGTGGTCCGCAGCGATCCGGGACTGCAAGGTGTTCCGCCGCGAACCGACCGGCAGATCATCGCCGCTGTGGGACTGCTGCAAAAACGAATGCCCTCGTCGAACGAAAACCCAGCCGATTCAGCGGATCCCGCCGCAACAGGAGACGACGCCCAATGA
- a CDS encoding type II secretion system F family protein has translation MKFPLNQQNFPTAYRFGSALVRGMRTTGRLQITSNFPGQRWRLSSRIANEPLAAKQRSLLRVLAIAHSQGLSTPEWIANLADEHHGRYRRRLLRLAGRLQAGSSLVEALEQTPDALSDEMVLAIRFGQQSGTLAATFDQLLATPADGGVETSPTARYGMFYLVGMMLLYLLVLSFLALRIFPTLMQIAEEFEYHPPAAMRSLRAVGRFLEGTFFLWVLVGFAGLRLVTSGLMQRFYRRVWASRLLRPVVRLRSAELLRLLSPAVAAGRPLGGALSTLARHHYDRNVRAKLLFARNEVEQGSDPWSSLSAAGLLQRDESEALAGSTSNGTRAWLMHRLADRHQRQFGRRVGLLMSLLQPAIVLAMAAIVAWIGFAFFGFLSGIILILA, from the coding sequence ATGAAATTCCCATTGAACCAGCAGAACTTCCCGACCGCATACCGATTCGGTAGTGCGTTGGTGCGCGGCATGCGGACGACGGGTCGCTTGCAAATCACTAGCAATTTCCCCGGGCAACGTTGGCGTCTGTCGTCGCGAATCGCCAACGAACCGTTGGCGGCAAAGCAGCGGTCGCTGCTTCGCGTCTTGGCGATCGCCCACAGCCAAGGACTTTCGACGCCCGAGTGGATCGCAAACTTGGCCGACGAACATCACGGTCGCTATCGCCGCCGCTTGCTGCGACTCGCCGGCCGCCTGCAAGCGGGATCGTCGCTTGTCGAGGCGTTGGAACAGACCCCCGATGCGCTCAGCGACGAGATGGTCCTCGCGATCCGCTTTGGGCAGCAATCGGGAACGCTTGCGGCGACGTTCGATCAGTTGTTGGCAACGCCAGCCGACGGTGGCGTCGAAACCTCTCCCACGGCTCGCTACGGCATGTTCTATCTCGTTGGCATGATGCTGTTGTATTTACTGGTGCTCAGTTTCTTAGCCTTGAGAATCTTTCCCACGTTGATGCAGATCGCCGAGGAGTTCGAATACCATCCTCCCGCGGCGATGCGTTCGTTGAGGGCTGTCGGTCGCTTTTTGGAAGGCACGTTTTTCCTATGGGTACTGGTCGGATTCGCTGGCTTGCGGTTGGTCACATCGGGTTTGATGCAGCGATTTTATCGACGCGTCTGGGCCTCGCGTCTGCTGCGTCCGGTCGTTCGTTTGCGTTCGGCAGAGCTATTGCGATTGTTGTCGCCAGCGGTTGCCGCGGGCCGGCCGCTGGGAGGTGCGTTGTCGACGCTGGCACGCCACCACTACGACCGCAACGTAAGAGCCAAACTGTTGTTCGCCCGAAACGAAGTCGAACAGGGATCCGATCCGTGGAGTTCGCTGTCGGCGGCGGGGTTGCTGCAACGCGATGAATCGGAAGCGTTAGCCGGTTCGACATCCAACGGGACGCGTGCCTGGTTGATGCACCGGCTAGCCGATCGCCATCAACGCCAGTTTGGTCGCCGCGTCGGGTTGCTGATGTCGCTGCTGCAGCCGGCGATCGTGCTCGCGATGGCCGCGATTGTGGCTTGGATTGGATTCGCGTTTTTTGGGTTCCTCAGTGGAATCATTCTGATCTTGGCATGA
- a CDS encoding DUF1559 domain-containing protein: MNHASHLYRGGRRRRGFTLVELLVVIAIIGILVGLLLPAVQAAREAARRCQCMNNITQLGLAMHHHEFSTEHLPAGVINPDGPIRSAESGDHISWVVQILPFIEQNALYNHFDQAAGAYAAVNREARQQTIPTMHCPSYPGNYRRGRHSEPEIVSGNYSGCHHDVEAPIDADNNGLLFLNSDIRYSQIPDGSTQTILLGESLPFANDLGWASGTRATLRNTGTLLAAYNRLNQLPDQAEPDPSEEPLYVGGFGSTHPGGALFSFADGSTRFLSQSIDPELFRRYGNRQDGELTGWEYR, from the coding sequence ATGAACCATGCGTCCCATCTCTATCGCGGCGGCCGGCGCCGACGCGGATTCACTCTGGTCGAACTACTTGTTGTGATCGCGATCATCGGCATCTTGGTCGGACTGTTGCTGCCGGCGGTGCAAGCGGCTCGCGAAGCGGCGCGGCGCTGCCAATGCATGAACAACATCACGCAGTTGGGCTTGGCGATGCATCATCATGAATTCAGCACCGAACACCTTCCCGCCGGTGTGATCAATCCCGACGGGCCGATCCGCAGCGCCGAATCGGGCGACCACATTAGCTGGGTCGTGCAGATCCTGCCCTTTATCGAACAGAACGCGTTGTACAACCACTTCGATCAGGCAGCCGGTGCGTACGCAGCGGTCAATCGCGAAGCGCGGCAACAGACCATCCCGACGATGCATTGCCCCTCGTATCCAGGCAACTACCGCCGCGGCAGGCACAGCGAGCCGGAGATTGTTAGCGGCAATTATTCGGGATGTCATCACGACGTCGAAGCCCCGATCGACGCCGACAACAACGGGCTGTTGTTCCTCAACAGCGACATCCGCTACAGCCAGATCCCCGACGGCAGCACGCAGACGATCCTGTTGGGCGAATCGTTGCCGTTTGCCAACGATCTCGGCTGGGCCTCTGGCACGCGGGCGACGCTGCGGAACACCGGAACGTTGCTCGCCGCATACAACCGGCTGAACCAGTTGCCCGACCAAGCGGAGCCCGATCCGTCGGAAGAGCCTTTATATGTTGGCGGTTTCGGCAGCACGCACCCAGGCGGCGCGTTGTTCTCCTTCGCCGATGGTTCGACGCGGTTCTTGAGCCAATCGATCGACCCCGAACTCTTCCGTCGCTATGGAAACCGTCAGGATGGCGAATTGACCGGTTGGGAGTACCGCTAA